One Paralysiella testudinis genomic window, AGCAAAGTATCCGGCACCTTTGCCAAGACAACTTCTGCACCCTCTTTGCTGTTGGCTGCGGATACCCGTTATACCGCCAATGCAGTGAAGCTGGACATCAAACGTGCCGATGTTAACCGCGTAGCCAACAGCCTTCAGGCAGCAGCAGACGCCAACAGCATTTCTGCCGGTGCACGCAATCTTGAAGCAGCATTTACCGCACTGGATGCAGCCGAACCCTACAAGAGCGACCGTGTGGCACAGCAGCTGAGCTTTGTGGATGCGTCGGCTAAAATCCAGAACATCACTGATGAAGCCACTTTGGCCAAAACCCTGTATTCGCTTTCAGGCAGCATCTACAGCAATGCGGCAGCGATTTCCAGCATCGAGCAAGGCCGTCTGAATACTGATTTTGGCAATAAACTGGATGTGGCTGGCGGTGAAACACAGGCTGTTGTTCAGTATGGCCATACCGGCAATACTTGGACGCAGCCCGGCTTGTCCGGCAAGCAATCGACCAACAGCGGTACTGTAGGGGTGGTGATGGGCTTGACCGACAGTGCATCACTCGGTGGTGCCGTTACCTACCACAACACCAACTGGGCAGAGCAACGCGGCAATGACGGCAGCGACAACGCCGATGTACGCAGTATGGGTACCGTGCTCGCCGGTCGCTATCATCCGGCCAACTGGCGTGGCCATTTTCTGAAAGGCAGCTTAGGCTACAGCCGTTATAAAAACGAGGTATCGCGCACCGTCTGGATTGCCGATGAGACTTACAAAACAGGAGCCGATGTTTCAGGCAGCCTGTGGCAGCTGAGCATTGCCGGCGGCAAAAAGCTGGGTAATGATGTTTGGTCGGTCACGCCGGAGCTGGGTTTGCGTTATGACTATTTCCGCCAAAGCGCCTTTACCGAAAGCGGCGCCGAAGGCTACGGGCTGAATGCCGATAAGCTGAGCAAAGGTATTGTGGTGGGTACGGTAAACATGACCGGCCAATACAACTGGCTGGCCGGCAATCTGCCGCTGAGCGTGTACGGCAATATCGGCTATGAGCATGACTTCCAGCGCCGCCAATTTGCCACCGTGGGCGGTTTTGCCGATGCGCACAGTAATGAACGTGCCGGTGCTTGGCAGCTGCCGTTGAACCGCTGGGCTGCCGGTATTGGCTTGCAAGCTCAGGTCGCCAAAAATGTGACTGCCGGAATCGGCTACCGCTACCAAGGTGCCAGTAGCTGGCATAACCACCAAGCGGGTGCTAATCTGGTCGTGAAATTCTGATAGCGTCTTTCAACCAAGGTGCGTATAGATTCCCCATTTTGATGCGCACCTTTTCAGCACATTGGTCTTTTCCTTTCGGCCAATGTGCTTTTTTTATTTAAGCCCGGCAGCGGCCTGCTGCCTAATCCTGATAAGGAGCCTGTTATGTAATCCCGCCAACATTATCTTCGCCCCCTGAAACACCGGCCTTGTGCCGGTATTTTTGTTTCTGCCGCCTTCCGCTGAAGGCGGTTTTTTTATGCCTGCAAAAAACAGGCAAAACAACAAAGGAAACGTCTATGACCCAAGCCCCAACCCGCTGCGCTTTGCTGTGTGCCGGGCTACTGCTGGCCATTGGTTCGGCACAGGCTGCGGATACACCGTTCAGCCCCAAGCCGGTGACTTACGGCTGGCAGGGTGCCGGTAACTACATTACCGGCACGCAACTGGCCGGTGTGGAACAGCACATCCGCAGCCACGCCCCCGTAAACGCCGGCAACAACCGCGCCTTTCAAAAAGCCCTGTGCACTCTTGATTTGGCCAAACACAGCTATCGTGAAACCAATACCAAAGGCATTACCGAACATCTGGCCGGTGAGGCACTGGCCTTAAGTGCCGCCGCACAGCAAAACGGCAACCCCGGCCAAATGGCACCTTTGCCCGGTACACCGCGCCGGTTTACTGATCATTGGGCCAAGATCGCCGACCTGAAACAGGCTGTCGACGGCAAACAGTGTGCAGTCACCCAGTTGGAATGTGCCGAAGTGGCGCTGGCCGGTGCCGAGTATGAAACACAGGAAGGCTATGGCCGCCACCGTAACCACGGCGTTGCTTGGCTCAAGCAGGCCGAGCAGCTGATGGCCGAAGGTGAGGCCGCTGTGGCTGCCTGCGCGGAACCCGCAGCAGAAAGCAGCGCAGCCGAAACCTTCAGCCTTGATACCGACACCCTGTTTGCCTTCGGCAGCGCCCGTTTGTCGAGCGACGGCCAACAGCGCATCCATGCTTTTGCCCAACGCCTGCAAGCACATCAACACCGCATCAGTACCTTGCAGATTAGCGGCCATGCCGACCGCATCGGCAGTGCATCGCTAAACCGAGAACTCTCTGCACAACGCGCCGAAGCCGTGGCGGCCATTCTGCGCCGGCACCTGAGTGCTGTTCCTGCCGATCGCATCCACACCGTCGGCAAAGGCAGTAGTGAACCGCTGGTGCAATGTGCCGGCAACAAACCCACCGCAGCCCTGAAAAGCTGCCTGCAACCCAACCGCCGTGTCACGGTTACCGTGACCGGCGTTTATTCTTAAATAAAGGAAATCGTATGAACAAAGCGTATAAAGTCGTTCGTAACCGTGACGGTCAAATGACCGTTGTTTCGGAACTGGGTAAAACTAAAGGCAAATCTAAAAAAGGCATCGTATTGAATATTATCGGCAGTGCTTTGCTGTGCTTGCCGCTTGCCGCACAAGCATGGGTACCATCAATAGGAACATCATGTAGTGCAGCGCCAATAGCGGGATTTCAAGGTGCTGTCGGCATTGATGGTGTCAATGCAAAAACATGCTTTGCACAAGATAAAAATGGATCATATAACTATGATGTAATTGGACTTAGTGCTGAGACCTTAGCCACACTTGCCAAGGTGGGTGAACTGGAAAATAAGGTTCAGAACAATGATAACAATGTTAATAATCTAACTGACACGGCAGTAGTGTATGACAGTGCAGATAAAACAAAAGTAACATTGAATCCTCGCAGCGATCCCGCGACACTGACGAATGTCAAAGACGGTTCCGTTGTGACCGGCAGCAAAGACGCAGTTAACGGCGGCCAACTTTTTGGTGTTAAAACCACTGCCGACAAAGCAGCAGCGGATGCCGTGGCAGCACAAGCCAGCGCTACAGCAGCCCAAGCTACAGCCAACACCGCCGGCACCAAGGCCGATGCTGCCCAAGCGGCTGCTACTGCCGCCGATGCCAAAGCAGTAGCCGCAGACGGTAAAGCCACCGCCGCACAAACTGCTGCCGACAAGGCCGCAGCCGATGCAGCCAAGGCGCAGACTACTGCCAACACGGCCAATACCAAAGCCGATAAAAACACCGCCGATATTGCCACTTTGCAAGACGGTGACAAGTTCAATGTGAAATACGACAGCTTGGCCAAAGACAAGGTGACTTTGGGTGGTGTTGGCGGCACCACAGTGGCCGGTGTTAAAAATGCGGCGCTGGCTGCCGGCAGCACCGAAGCGGTTAACGGTGCACAGTTGTTTGACACCAATCAGCGCGTTGCCGCCAACAGCCGCCGCATTACCATCAATGAAGGCAATATCCAGTCCATCATCAACGGTGAAAAAGGCTTGGTGCAA contains:
- a CDS encoding OmpA family protein, whose protein sequence is MTQAPTRCALLCAGLLLAIGSAQAADTPFSPKPVTYGWQGAGNYITGTQLAGVEQHIRSHAPVNAGNNRAFQKALCTLDLAKHSYRETNTKGITEHLAGEALALSAAAQQNGNPGQMAPLPGTPRRFTDHWAKIADLKQAVDGKQCAVTQLECAEVALAGAEYETQEGYGRHRNHGVAWLKQAEQLMAEGEAAVAACAEPAAESSAAETFSLDTDTLFAFGSARLSSDGQQRIHAFAQRLQAHQHRISTLQISGHADRIGSASLNRELSAQRAEAVAAILRRHLSAVPADRIHTVGKGSSEPLVQCAGNKPTAALKSCLQPNRRVTVTVTGVYS
- a CDS encoding YadA-like family protein gives rise to the protein MNKAYKVVRNRDGQMTVVSELGKTKGKSKKGIVLNIIGSALLCLPLAAQAWVPSIGTSCSAAPIAGFQGAVGIDGVNAKTCFAQDKNGSYNYDVIGLSAETLATLAKVGELENKVQNNDNNVNNLTDTAVVYDSADKTKVTLNPRSDPATLTNVKDGSVVTGSKDAVNGGQLFGVKTTADKAAADAVAAQASATAAQATANTAGTKADAAQAAATAADAKAVAADGKATAAQTAADKAAADAAKAQTTANTANTKADKNTADIATLQDGDKFNVKYDSLAKDKVTLGGVGGTTVAGVKNAALAAGSTEAVNGAQLFDTNQRVAANSRRITINEGNIQSIINGEKGLVQTDGQTTTVDKAGTATTVALAGVNGDRTVSGVKAGTLAAGSNEAVNGAQLFDTNQKVADNSRRITVNESKLTNLDGKTDKLGESTAANLGGGAAYNQATGTVSAPSYTVAGGKHNNVGSAFAAVDGKLTQHGNQITNLDRRVTVNEGDIQSIIKGEKGLVQTDGQTTTIDKAGTSTVINVAGASGDRVITGVANGSAPNDAINKGQFDTAIDKLVVDNNGRFDQLSERIDANRKSASQGIAAAMAMDIEYPEQHPGEWAAGVGMGTYDGQTSLGMGVNYLSRSGKFKVFGGFGQALTSGSRPAAKAGIGFVF